A window from Bacteroidota bacterium encodes these proteins:
- a CDS encoding M28 family peptidase has product MKKTLSALAILITITAQAQSLSFGKKMVDTLASSYFWGRGYTNEGMKKAGDFLAAQFQSYGLSPMNGKSFMQEFTHSVNTFPGKMEVTVNGKELVPGKNYIISPESKGVKGEGNLMQADSVQFVNQKDKLIFILENKLTWSVSQEEVGFTLVQLDKKSVSLPLSSYKVNIENKLEKKFKANNICAIVKGTAKPDSIIFITAHYDHLGGMGSNTFFPGANDNASGVSLLMNLAQYYAKNPQRYSIGFILFAGEEAGLLGSKYFTQNPLVPLKNIRFLINTDLAGTGEEGITVVNATEFTKEFEWMKKINDEQKLLAAVNIRGKAANSDHYFFTEKGVPAFFFYTLGGIKAYHDVFDKPETLPLNEHEDLFKLIIAFNNKLMGN; this is encoded by the coding sequence ATGAAAAAAACACTTAGTGCACTTGCCATCTTGATCACAATTACTGCGCAGGCACAGAGTTTGTCTTTCGGAAAGAAAATGGTAGACACATTAGCTTCTTCTTATTTCTGGGGCCGGGGCTATACCAATGAGGGTATGAAAAAAGCGGGTGATTTTTTAGCAGCACAATTTCAGTCATACGGGTTATCGCCAATGAATGGGAAAAGCTTCATGCAAGAGTTTACACATTCAGTAAATACGTTTCCGGGGAAGATGGAAGTAACAGTGAATGGAAAGGAACTGGTACCCGGAAAAAATTATATCATAAGCCCTGAGAGTAAGGGGGTGAAAGGAGAGGGGAATTTAATGCAAGCAGATAGTGTGCAATTCGTAAATCAAAAAGATAAGTTGATCTTTATTCTGGAGAATAAACTTACCTGGTCGGTATCGCAGGAAGAGGTTGGTTTTACTTTAGTACAATTGGATAAAAAATCAGTTTCGCTACCGCTTAGTTCTTACAAAGTGAATATTGAAAATAAGCTTGAGAAAAAATTTAAAGCAAATAATATCTGTGCTATTGTAAAAGGAACAGCAAAACCTGATTCAATAATTTTTATCACTGCACATTACGATCATCTTGGAGGTATGGGAAGTAATACTTTTTTTCCCGGCGCTAATGATAATGCCAGTGGCGTTTCGTTATTAATGAACCTGGCTCAGTATTATGCAAAAAATCCACAGCGGTATTCAATCGGGTTTATTTTATTTGCCGGTGAAGAAGCAGGATTGCTCGGTTCAAAATATTTTACGCAAAATCCTTTAGTGCCATTGAAAAATATCCGTTTCCTTATTAATACTGATTTGGCAGGAACAGGGGAGGAGGGAATTACGGTGGTAAATGCTACAGAGTTTACAAAAGAATTTGAGTGGATGAAAAAAATAAATGATGAACAAAAGCTATTGGCTGCTGTTAATATAAGAGGTAAAGCTGCCAACAGCGATCATTATTTTTTTACAGAGAAAGGTGTACCGGCATTTTTCTTTTACACATTGGGTGGTATCAAAGCTTATCATGATGTTTTTGATAAACCGGAAACATTACCGCTGAACGAACATGAGGATTTATTTAAACTGATCATCGCTTTTAATAATAAACTGATGGGTAACTAA
- the rsmI gene encoding 16S rRNA (cytidine(1402)-2'-O)-methyltransferase — MLYLVPTPIGNLKDITLRALDVLKEVDLILAEDTRTSSHLLNHYQVTKPLSPYHQHNEHKIVQHLVTQLKEGKKIALLTDAGTPGISDPAFLLVRECVKNDIKVECLPGATAFVPALVNSGIPTNRFSFEGFLPLKKGRQTLLKELAEEERTLLFYESPMRLVKTLEDLIQYFGADRQCCVSRELTKMFEENKRGTLAEVCEHFKKKDVKGEIVIVVAGKD; from the coding sequence ATGCTATACCTTGTTCCCACTCCCATAGGCAATCTTAAGGATATTACTCTCCGTGCATTGGATGTACTGAAGGAGGTTGATTTAATTCTTGCTGAAGACACAAGAACAAGTTCACACTTGTTGAATCATTACCAGGTCACCAAACCACTTTCGCCGTATCATCAGCATAATGAACATAAAATTGTTCAGCATCTCGTTACCCAATTAAAAGAAGGGAAAAAAATTGCATTGCTGACAGATGCGGGTACACCCGGAATTTCTGATCCTGCTTTTTTACTGGTACGGGAATGTGTAAAAAATGATATTAAAGTAGAATGCCTTCCCGGGGCTACAGCTTTTGTTCCTGCATTGGTTAATAGCGGTATACCCACTAATCGCTTTTCATTTGAAGGATTTCTTCCTCTAAAAAAAGGAAGACAAACATTATTAAAAGAACTGGCAGAAGAAGAACGAACCCTGCTTTTTTATGAGTCTCCTATGCGTCTGGTAAAAACGCTGGAAGATCTTATTCAGTATTTCGGTGCAGATAGACAATGTTGCGTATCAAGAGAGCTTACAAAAATGTTTGAGGAAAATAAAAGAGGTACACTGGCTGAAGTATGTGAGCATTTTAAAAAGAAGGATGTGAAAGGGGAGATTGTGATAGTGGTAGCGGGTAAAGACTGA
- the purS gene encoding phosphoribosylformylglycinamidine synthase subunit PurS yields MTYTVQVKVMPLKDLLDPQGKAVMGGLQSLGINNVDDVRIGKNITMQVSADTPENAKAIAEEASKKLLSNPVMEYFEVSVN; encoded by the coding sequence ATGACATATACAGTACAGGTAAAAGTGATGCCGCTAAAAGATTTGCTTGATCCACAGGGAAAAGCGGTAATGGGTGGCCTGCAGTCACTTGGTATAAATAATGTAGATGATGTAAGAATTGGAAAAAACATTACTATGCAGGTAAGTGCAGATACACCGGAAAATGCAAAGGCTATAGCTGAAGAAGCAAGTAAAAAATTGCTCAGCAATCCTGTAATGGAATATTTTGAAGTATCGGTAAACTAA
- the pssA gene encoding CDP-diacylglycerol--serine O-phosphatidyltransferase has product MKQIPNLFTLLNLFFGSIAIILILQTNEEFVSLSGEGVSTVHLPEKITWGCLFIFLAAIVDFLDGFVARLFKATSEMGKQLDSLADVVSFGVAPGMILYQLLRISFAREADGLDASVVWLFPALVLPCATAWRLAKFNIDTEQQFSFKGLPSPASGLFVASLPLIIFYDEIGVTGILYNNWVLYLIILLLSFLMVCNLPLMSLKIKDFSVKNNLPKFILIGVGIVSAILLQWLAVPIVILAYVILSLALKNKTT; this is encoded by the coding sequence ATGAAACAAATACCAAATTTATTTACACTGCTAAATCTTTTCTTTGGCTCCATAGCAATCATCCTGATCCTTCAAACAAACGAAGAGTTTGTTTCTTTGAGTGGAGAAGGTGTGAGTACTGTTCATCTTCCGGAAAAAATAACCTGGGGATGTTTATTCATTTTCTTAGCCGCTATTGTTGATTTTTTGGATGGATTTGTTGCAAGATTATTTAAAGCTACATCCGAAATGGGCAAGCAACTAGACTCGTTGGCTGATGTAGTAAGTTTTGGCGTGGCGCCGGGTATGATCTTATATCAACTACTTCGCATCAGTTTTGCAAGAGAAGCAGATGGATTGGATGCTTCAGTTGTTTGGTTATTTCCAGCATTGGTTCTCCCCTGTGCTACTGCGTGGCGGTTGGCGAAATTTAATATTGATACAGAACAGCAATTTTCATTTAAAGGATTGCCATCACCAGCATCAGGTTTATTTGTTGCTTCATTGCCGCTAATTATTTTTTATGACGAGATCGGTGTAACCGGTATTTTGTACAACAACTGGGTACTTTATTTGATCATACTCCTGCTTTCCTTTTTGATGGTATGCAATCTTCCGTTGATGAGCTTGAAGATCAAAGATTTTTCGGTGAAAAATAATCTTCCTAAATTCATTTTGATCGGCGTAGGAATAGTGTCTGCAATCCTTTTGCAATGGCTCGCTGTTCCCATTGTTATCCTTGCTTATGTTATCTTATCTTTGGCGCTTAAAAATAAAACGACATGA
- a CDS encoding four helix bundle protein, protein MPFKFEKLKIWQASLEIADEIDEMIKLFPAYELYSLSSQIRRAGNSISLNIVEGSTGQSNAEFKRFLRFANRSALEVVGCLYLAKRRKYISEDGFTSLYNHIEELVKMIQALINSLND, encoded by the coding sequence ATGCCTTTTAAGTTTGAAAAATTAAAAATCTGGCAGGCTTCGCTGGAAATTGCGGATGAAATTGACGAAATGATAAAGCTTTTTCCTGCCTATGAATTGTATTCACTTTCATCACAAATACGCAGGGCTGGCAATTCAATTTCATTGAATATAGTAGAAGGCTCAACTGGCCAATCAAACGCCGAATTCAAACGGTTTCTAAGATTTGCAAACAGGTCGGCTTTGGAAGTTGTAGGTTGTTTATATTTGGCAAAACGGAGAAAATATATTTCTGAAGACGGATTTACCAGCCTTTATAACCATATTGAAGAATTGGTAAAAATGATTCAGGCTCTAATTAATTCACTAAATGACTAA
- a CDS encoding M24 family metallopeptidase: MKYYPVKPELFTKNRERFINSMQKNSIAIFVSNDEVPSNGDALFPFKQNSDLFWLSGVTQEDSMVILFPDNPDPKFREVLVLVRPNELKEKWDGKRLRVSEAQATSGIKSIVWLDSIDAMLQTWIHLADTIYLDTNENDRKASLVRSRDYRYVDEVKSRYPLHNYQRAAKIMKELRGIKTEEEIEMMQKAIDITDVAFRRLLKFIRPGVMENEIEAEIYHSFLSQKSNGPAYGSILASGDRARTLHYVANNEECKDGELLLMDFGAEYGGYNADLTRTVPVNGKFTRRQKTVYNACLHLHDYAKSILKPGITIVDYTDKVGEEATQQFLKIGLLKKTDIKNEDPENRAYRKYLYHGISHHLGVDVHDLGTRTAPVKAGMLFTVEPGIYIEEERMGVRIENNIWLTRNGHKDLMKNIPITVEDIEALMKK; the protein is encoded by the coding sequence ATGAAATACTATCCAGTAAAGCCTGAGTTATTTACAAAAAACCGGGAACGGTTTATCAATTCAATGCAGAAGAACTCCATCGCCATTTTTGTTAGTAATGATGAGGTGCCATCTAATGGAGATGCATTGTTCCCCTTTAAACAAAACAGTGATCTATTCTGGTTAAGCGGTGTAACGCAGGAAGATAGTATGGTAATTTTATTTCCTGATAATCCCGACCCAAAATTCCGTGAGGTGCTGGTGTTGGTTCGCCCTAACGAACTAAAAGAAAAATGGGATGGTAAAAGATTGAGGGTAAGCGAAGCACAGGCTACCAGCGGCATCAAATCAATTGTATGGCTAGATAGTATTGACGCTATGTTGCAAACATGGATCCATCTCGCAGATACAATTTACCTGGATACAAATGAAAATGATCGTAAAGCAAGTTTGGTACGTTCAAGAGATTACCGGTATGTTGATGAAGTAAAAAGCCGTTATCCTTTGCATAATTACCAACGAGCAGCAAAAATTATGAAAGAGCTGCGTGGCATTAAAACAGAAGAGGAAATAGAGATGATGCAAAAGGCAATTGATATTACTGATGTTGCTTTCAGGAGGTTGCTGAAATTTATTCGCCCCGGGGTAATGGAAAATGAAATAGAAGCAGAGATCTATCATTCTTTTCTTTCACAAAAATCAAATGGCCCTGCATACGGTAGCATTTTAGCAAGTGGTGACAGGGCTAGAACACTTCACTATGTTGCCAATAATGAAGAATGCAAAGATGGTGAGCTGCTACTTATGGATTTTGGTGCTGAGTACGGAGGATACAACGCTGACCTGACAAGAACAGTTCCTGTAAATGGAAAATTCACCCGCCGTCAAAAAACAGTTTACAATGCCTGTCTGCATTTACATGATTATGCAAAAAGTATTTTAAAACCCGGCATTACTATCGTTGATTACACAGATAAAGTAGGTGAGGAAGCGACACAACAGTTTTTGAAAATTGGTTTGTTGAAAAAAACAGATATAAAGAATGAAGACCCTGAGAACAGGGCTTATAGGAAATATTTATATCATGGTATTTCACATCATCTCGGTGTGGATGTACATGATCTGGGAACAAGAACGGCACCGGTAAAAGCAGGTATGCTGTTCACTGTAGAGCCAGGCATTTATATTGAAGAGGAAAGAATGGGAGTAAGAATAGAAAACAATATCTGGCTTACAAGAAACGGACATAAAGACCTGATGAAAAATATCCCCATTACTGTGGAAGATATTGAAGCCTTAATGAAAAAGTGA
- the pckA gene encoding phosphoenolpyruvate carboxykinase (ATP) — translation MSAPVFVIPLEKLIHLGLKFSDNIHYQLSPSELLQDTIRTGEGILNDTGALVINTGEFTGRSPKDKFTVKDDITANSVHWNDFNIPIEEKYFDIVKKKILDYLNQRPELWVRDCFACADPRYRMSIRVVNEKPAINLFAYNMFIRPTEEELEEFSPEWTILSAPGLKLDAKECGTRQHNAAIVSFKQKMILIAGTGYTGETKKSIFTILNYILPHDKNVLSMHCSANMGKDGDTAIFFGLSGTGKTTLSADPNRKLIGDDEHGWTDDGIFNFEGGCYAKTINLTEEKEPEIFNAIRPGALVENITFYPGTNKINFDDCSVTENTRVSYPLNFISNALEPSVGGLPKNIFFLTCDAFGVLPPISKLNAGQAMYQFISGYTAKVAGTEAGVTEPKPTFSACFGAPFLPLHPGKYAEMLGQKMQKHKVNVWLINTGWTGGPHGIGNRMKLKFTRAMITAALEGKLNNVEFETHPVFGMAIPKSCPDVPTEVLNPRNTWADKNAYDEKAKYLGSLFIRNFEKYAAGVNEEILSAAPKL, via the coding sequence ATGTCTGCCCCCGTCTTTGTTATTCCTCTTGAAAAATTAATTCACCTGGGCCTCAAATTTTCTGACAATATCCACTACCAGTTAAGTCCATCGGAACTCTTGCAGGATACTATTCGCACCGGTGAAGGTATATTGAATGATACAGGTGCCCTGGTTATAAATACAGGTGAGTTCACAGGCCGTTCTCCTAAGGATAAGTTTACAGTAAAAGATGACATTACAGCAAACAGTGTTCATTGGAATGATTTTAATATTCCAATTGAAGAAAAATATTTTGATATCGTAAAAAAGAAAATTCTTGATTACCTGAATCAGCGTCCCGAACTGTGGGTCCGTGATTGTTTTGCCTGCGCTGATCCCCGCTATCGTATGAGTATTCGGGTCGTAAATGAAAAGCCGGCGATCAACCTTTTTGCTTACAATATGTTTATCCGCCCAACGGAAGAAGAACTGGAAGAGTTTTCACCAGAATGGACAATTCTTTCTGCACCCGGATTAAAACTCGACGCTAAAGAATGTGGGACAAGGCAGCACAATGCTGCGATCGTTTCATTCAAACAGAAAATGATCCTGATCGCAGGTACTGGTTATACCGGTGAAACCAAGAAAAGCATTTTTACAATCCTCAATTATATTTTACCCCATGATAAAAATGTGCTGAGTATGCACTGCAGCGCTAATATGGGTAAAGATGGAGATACAGCGATATTTTTTGGATTGAGCGGAACCGGTAAAACAACACTCAGCGCCGACCCAAATCGTAAACTGATCGGTGATGATGAACATGGCTGGACCGATGATGGCATTTTCAATTTTGAAGGCGGCTGCTATGCAAAAACCATTAACCTTACTGAAGAAAAAGAACCTGAAATATTTAATGCCATTCGTCCCGGTGCATTAGTAGAAAATATCACTTTCTATCCGGGTACGAATAAGATAAACTTTGACGATTGCTCGGTTACTGAAAACACAAGAGTTTCCTATCCATTAAATTTCATCAGCAATGCACTGGAACCTTCTGTTGGCGGTTTGCCAAAAAACATTTTCTTTCTTACCTGCGATGCATTTGGTGTATTGCCGCCAATTTCTAAACTGAATGCCGGCCAGGCAATGTACCAGTTCATTTCCGGTTATACGGCAAAAGTCGCCGGTACGGAGGCTGGGGTTACAGAACCTAAACCTACTTTCAGTGCATGTTTTGGAGCTCCGTTCCTTCCATTACATCCCGGCAAGTATGCAGAAATGCTCGGACAAAAAATGCAAAAACATAAAGTGAATGTGTGGCTGATCAATACTGGCTGGACAGGTGGCCCTCATGGAATAGGAAACCGGATGAAACTGAAATTTACAAGAGCAATGATCACCGCTGCACTGGAAGGTAAACTGAATAATGTTGAGTTTGAGACTCACCCGGTATTTGGAATGGCTATCCCGAAATCATGCCCGGATGTACCGACTGAAGTACTAAATCCACGTAATACATGGGCCGATAAAAATGCATACGATGAAAAAGCAAAATATTTGGGCAGCTTATTCATCCGCAATTTTGAAAAATATGCTGCCGGTGTAAATGAAGAGATACTGAGCGCAGCACCAAAGCTTTAA